The genomic segment ttgaagaGAGGTTGAGTGGCTTACCCCAGGCCACTTAGCTATAAGTAGAAGAGCAGGCAGCCTCCCTTTGGAGCCTCTGCCCTTATCACTGGTTGTGCTGCCTTAAGGAGCCCTTATGTCATAACTTACCTGAATTAGGgaacctggcttctttcagtccAATGTAGGACTCTTTGTCCTATTCTCCAGAGCAGGAAGCCTGCTCCCTCAAATTATCACCAGCTTTGGAAATGTTGCTGCTTCTAAGACTcaacaaattagaaaatttttcCTGGCTTGACACTTCTAGCCTCAaacctgtttctctttttctctgtcttcctgtatcatgtatataattttttatacatGTTACCTATTCATATGTGTACATGTTACAGAACTTAAATGTATGTTTGTATTCCTCATTGAGAGTATTTGACTAATgggtaagtaaaataaaataataaagagctTTTGGAATTAAACAGGAAGAATTTCCCACCTCGCTCAAAAAACACAATAATCTCCCTAAATAAAACTGTTGGTActtaaataaatatgagaagaaTAAACTCAAGGCGCATGACTGAACTGGATAGCTATTAGTGTTGCTAGATGGTGAGCAATGGATTGACATTGGGCTTTGATGCACAGAGCAATTGTAACTGTTAGCTACCTACAAACCCTGGGCATTGGTATCTACTGGGCAGCAGTAGATATTGCCACCACTGGACATTTTCCCTTTGTGGACACCAGCCATTGTGAGGGCTTCCTTAATGGATGTTATGTACTGATTAATGTTAGATACCAATGGACATTTGCTCCCTGATGAACATCAGCCAACATGCAACATTGATGGGCAAGGCCCTATTAGCCTGCGATGACCTCTGTTGTCTTGGTGGGCATTAGGTTTGAGCAGAGGGTAGGCCTCTGTCACTCATATGCCTGAAAGTCTTGTCCAGAGAAACCTCCTTTCAGCTAGTTTGGAGGCAGTCGGTAGGTGCTAGTATCCACACCTCCATCTGCCTTCTCTGAGACCCTTCAGCCATGACAATCTGGAGAAATTGGGGGGTGGTTCAATAACACCCACGAAGGGCATTATCTTGGGTTTGAAAGAGTCTAATTGGCTCCTTGAGCTGCAGAGAGATTGGGTTACACACAATCCACATGGACTCCCCTGCCATCCTGACCAGCACTGGGTGTTTGCCCCTTCCTGCTCTGTAAATGGTAGGATCAAAGCACAGCTGGCTCCATGGGACCTAAGAAGGGTCTCTGCTTGGTTTAATGCTGTGCTCTTACCATCTTGAAGTTCTTAATCATTCTgaacaattattttcattttatgctgAGTCTCACAAACTACATAGCTGACTCTGAAGCACAGAATCCTGGCCACCTGCCATGTgaccttaggctgtttctctctGGGCATGTCTgtgcatctgtgaaatggggccaGGAGGGGAAGGGCTTTGGTTTGATCTTTGGCTTCTCATGTTCTAGGATCTAAAATCAATGGTCTGATTGGAGATATTTAGAGCTGCCTAACATCTCCAGTTTATTTTCAACACAAAAATGAGTGGAATCCTGGTGGTTTTGGTTTCTCAGAGTAGCTCTGCCCTCTCAGACACATGGGATCTGCACAGCAGGCTCTGCCACTGAGGTGGAATGGGCAAGAATGAAAGACTCACCATCTGATGGATTAAGCCAGGCCCAGGCTGGTTTCCTCACCTATATGGTGACAATACTACCTGGGGCAGCTGTTGCGAGGAGGAAATGACAGCACGTACACCAAGCCCAAGGGACAGGGGACCCAGCAAATGGCAACTGTATTATTACTGGCATGCAAGGAGACATTTATGACCCAGCTTATGCCATGGCGGCAAACTGTGCCTTAGTTGTCTCACATCTCTAACACTCCACTGCCGTGAGCACTGAAGGCCTGTTCCACGCGAGGCACACAGTGAAGATCCTCTGGACTAGAGTACTGTTCCACACTTCTCCATCCTAAACCTCTAGGAAATTCTTCAGTTCCGAGGAAGTTACCAAAAAATGAGTCTAAGGCTAACGTTCTGTAGCCTATTTCATAATTCTACAGCTGAACGAGGGAGGAAACAAGCATTTATAGGGCGTCTGTtttgtgccaggccctgcacTCGATTCTTTACCAAACTTAGTTCATTTACTCTCCAGGCAGTCCTGTGGAGGGAGatattttcatccccattttccaggctcagagaggtgtagtgacttggccaaagtcacacaactGGTTCATGATGAACCCAGGATTTTAACCCTCACCTATGAACTCCAGAATGGAATCTTTGCATTCATCTCTGTAATTCTGTTAAGTTTCTCATTCTTGGCCCCATGATTCCAAGAGGGAGAAGTGTGGCAGCATGAAGGTAGTATGGCTAGGGGAAGAAGCGGCTGGCCCCACAAACTGCAAATGGGCTGCACTTCGGGCCTGTAGGAGTCCAGGGCCTTGTTCTGGGACCTCTAGAACAGGGTGGGTCTGGCCATGCGCACCACTAGGTGGCACTGCGGGCTGGGAGCTTCTGGAGTGGCTGTCTGGGTGCGAGGCCTGCTGCCTCCATGGGCTTCTGCTATCCTTAAGGCATGCAGGCCAGGGCACCCTGCCTTCAGCACTGCTTTGCCCCCTATCTTTAAGACCCCTATGCTCTATGGCCTTCCCCAAGGACTCCTTCTTCAAGCAGGGCTGTAGGCTGGCCCAGCGCCCCAGGTGAAAGTCCATGGAATCCCTCTCCTACCCCTGCATTTGAAGCCTCCCTTGTCCAAGGGATTTTAGGAGGGTGGAGAACCAACTCGAGGACTGTGAGGACTGGGGTCTcaccctgacccccacccccacacctgtCTCTACCCCTTCCCATTCTGACCCTTCATTGCTCAGGGAGCCCAAGCCCTGGGAGGGGCCTAAGTTACACAATGGGCGAGCTCTCAGCCATACCTAACTGCTTATCCAGGACCCTTCCAAGCGCTAGCCCCCTCTGTCTGGGTCTAATTGTCCCCTCAGCTCTGTGGTGagccttctccaggaagccttcctacCACCATATGGCTCTCACTGTCCCCTGTGCTGCTCTTACATGCAGGCATCCTCCATGTGTCCTGTCCACTCCCATCACAGAAACGTAAGTCcctgggcacagagcaggtaTCAGGAAAAGCTTGTCACTGTTGGTGATGGTGACGGATATTGCTGCAGACCTCGGCCAGTTAGAAGAACCTGCTGACAGCAGAGCCATTCAGATGACTGGAAGTGACTTGCCTGTCCCTGGAAGTATCCAAACAGGAGTTAGGGTACTACAGCTGTCACAATGCCAAGAAGGAACCGAGTGCTGTCGGAGTTCAGAGGAGGTGAAAGGGGACCTCAGCGAAAGCTTCCGAGGACATGAAGCAGGAACTGGGTCTATTACAAGGAGGAGCTGAGAGGCAGGGTGAGGACAAGGTCCCAGAGAAAcagccagagtcaaggcagaGATGTGCAAGGGCCTGCCAAGTTCATGGAGGTGAGGGGTGGCAGAGAGAGGGGAGGTAAGGAAGGTGAGTGGTGCAACCTGCTCCTGAGTAACTCCATCCCTCCTgtcatctcactccccaaatcaTTGGCGGTTAATGGTTAATGCCCAGGGAAGGGTTTCTCTCGATTCATTCCTGtgaccccagggcccagcccagggAACATCAGTGGATGCTGGCTGAAAGATGGAAAGAGGGACTCTTTGTATAGTGTTTATTAAACCAAGGACCAATTAGGTGCTGGGTGGGGCTCGCGGCGAGGACAGAGCTCTCACTGTCCTGTGGGCGTCTCTTTGGGACAAGCCTCTGATGCTCACATGGCCACATATGGCTGGCTTCCACCCAACACCTCCTCCCTCAACACATTTCTGGGACACAATATTATAAAAGTGAACAAatgcagtttttcttcttttacaaaagACACATTTCAATCCCCTGCCAGCAGGGGTGAGGGGGTGGTTGAAAGTGACAGTCCATTACAAAGACAACAACTTTTATAAAACTAATACTAAGGAAAGAGCCCAGGCTGGGAAGCTGAGATGTCACCCCTGTGGTGGAGCATAAAGATGGGTGGGGGCTACCCTGACTCCCTCTGTGCATTCTCAGCAGGATGAGGAGGGCTGTTGGACTCAAGGCCTGTGGGGGTTGAATCCAGGAGGCCTCTTGGAGCTCATGGCCAGATGGGGTTGCAGAAATGCCTTATCTTATTGGGGAGCATCTAGAGGCAGTACCTCAGGGCTCAGTGGGCACATTTCCAGTCTGGATGCTGGGAACCCCACCCCAAATGGGAAACTAGCAGGGCTGGAACTGGCATTCCTGAAGCTTCCAGAGGCTCCAAGGTTAACTCATTTAAGCCCATGCTATACAGCTGATTACTGGTCCAGCATCCCGCCTCTGTGGCCCCTGCCTGTCCTCCTGGGGGGTAACAGGGGAAGAGCATAAATGGCAGGATGGGAGAGCCCAGGAAGGGGAGAGGACGGCATGATTTACAGAAGACAGGAAAGTGCAAAGGGACCCAGCTAGGAGGACCCTGGGGGCCAGTCATGTCCCCAGTAGTACCTCAGATTAGCGATTTTTCCTTCTCTAGGCCTGTTTCCCCCTCTGTCACATGAGCAGTTACACTTGATTTTTTCTCCAGTCCCTTCTATAACTAGTTTTACCCAGGGTTctaggggaagagaaaaaaatgcagtggGTCTCATGTGCCCAGAGCAAAGAAGGGACCACCTTGTAAAAGAAACCCATGCCCCTGAGTGACTAGGTGGTGGCCCAAGGGGACACTCAGCCGTGGACCTGACCTCTGCCTGGCAGTGAATCTCCCTCCACCTTCCTCCTGTCACAGGCCAGGTTGGCCCAGGCCCGAGGAAAGGCACTTTAGGAAACAAGTGGGGAAGGACAGCAGAGGACTGTTGTTTAATCTGGCATCAAAGACCCTCTGCTTATGGTTGGAAGGGCAACCTAGACAAAGGGGCAAGACTCTGCTCCTGGGTGTTGGTCGCAGGTCCAAAGCCTCTTCTCAGGCCCTTGGATCTCTCCTGATGCTGCTACCACATAGGCCTGAACAGTCCCCACTGGCACTGGCACACGGAAATATAAATTACCCAAGACCTGAGTAAGCCCAGGGCAGCAGTCTGTTATGTGGCCCTAGGCTACATCATTCGTCACAAAGTGTTGGGGCCCTTGACAGCCGATGCCCGCGTGTCTGCACAGTGCAGGGCCACCTTGGGGCTGGAGCCAGGCTGGCGGGGGTAAGCACCCTCCCGCACCAGACGCCGGCACAACACACCCTGGCCCACGCTCATACTCTGCAGCGCTGGGAGGTGGAAGAGCAGTATCTCAGGCAGGGGCATCAGGCCTGTGCCTGACAGGTCCAGCTCCTGCAGAGAGCCCAGGCCAGAGAACACCTCGGCCCCTGCCCACTGGAGCTTGGGGTTGCCTGACAAGTCCAAGACCTGCAGGCTCTGCAGCTCATGGAAGCCATAGGGTGCCAGCTTGGGGAGGCTCTGCAGACTGCCCAGCGACAGGTGTGTAAGTCCTGGCAGCCCCCTGAAGGCACCTGGGCTGATGGCAGTCAGCGGGTTTCCGTCCAGGTTCAGGTAGCGCAGGGGTAAGTCCCGGAGGTCCGGTATGGTGCGCAACTGGTTCCAGGCCAGGTTCAGGCTCTGAATGGGGGGTGTGGGCAGGCTGGCCAGCACGGGGTGTGGCATAAGGCGATGGATGAGGTTGTGGGAGAGGTCCACGTGCAGCGCCCTGCCCTGGCTGTGGGTAGTGAAGGCAGACACTGAGACCACGTGGAGCCGGTTGTGGCTAAGGTTCACGTCATTCAGGGGTGAGCTGGTGAAGCCCTTGGCTGGCAGAGCTGCCAGGCCATTGTGGCTGAGGTCGAGAGACTCCAGGTAGCGAAGGCGGGAGAAGGCGGTGGGTGAGATGCTGGTGAGCAGATTGTGACTGAGATCCAGGCCAGTCAGCGTGGTGTAGCCCGGCCCTGCCAGCACTGACTCATTCACCGTCTCCAGCCGGTTGGAGGACAAGTCCAGGTGGGCTGTGTCCAGAGGGATGGGCACGGGCATGATGTGGGGGCCCAGGCTGCTGCAGTCC from the Manis javanica isolate MJ-LG chromosome 11, MJ_LKY, whole genome shotgun sequence genome contains:
- the TSKU gene encoding tsukushi, with protein sequence MPWPLLLLLAVSVAQTTRPCFPGCQCEVETFGLFDSFSLTRVDCSSLGPHIMPVPIPLDTAHLDLSSNRLETVNESVLAGPGYTTLTGLDLSHNLLTSISPTAFSRLRYLESLDLSHNGLAALPAKGFTSSPLNDVNLSHNRLHVVSVSAFTTHSQGRALHVDLSHNLIHRLMPHPVLASLPTPPIQSLNLAWNQLRTIPDLRDLPLRYLNLDGNPLTAISPGAFRGLPGLTHLSLGSLQSLPKLAPYGFHELQSLQVLDLSGNPKLQWAGAEVFSGLGSLQELDLSGTGLMPLPEILLFHLPALQSMSVGQGVLCRRLVREGAYPRQPGSSPKVALHCADTRASAVKGPNTL